The DNA window CACGAGCAGTCGATGGCACTGCTGCGCGAGACACGCCCGGAGAAGGTCAACGTCACGCGGTTTTCGAAGCGCCCGGGAACGGACGCCGCCGATATGAAGGGCCTCGGTGGAACGATCAAGAAGGAGCGCTCGAAGGAGATGAGCGCAGCAAAGCGCGAAATCGTCGGCGACGCCTACGAGTCGATGGTCGGCGAGACGCGCAAGGACGTGCTGGTTGTCGAGGACGGAACCGCCGACTCGGTGAAGTGCCGTGACTCTGCGTACCGCCAGATCATCGTCCAGAACGCAAGCGACCACGGCCTCAAGCCCGGCGACTTCGTCGACCTCGAAGTCACGGCCCACGAGACGATGTATGCGTTCGGGAAGCCGGTGTGACACTGTCGGCTGGTTTTCGATCGGGAACAGATAGCCACGCTGTCAAAACCACGGATAGCAGTCAGACAAGCAAACGGGTGTGACAACGGTCGACGCATGGATGTATCAAGCCGATCCCCGTACTGTAGGAATGGTCTCGAGTCACTATAGGCGATTGCTCGGTACCCGTTTGTATGGGTGAAACAGCCGACCAGTCGACAGTCTGTACGTGGAACGACACTGGCCACGATGGCGCTGGTGGCTGTGTGCCACAGCAACTGCTCGAGGCGCTCACGGACGAGACAGCGCGTAAGATCTATCTGTCGCTCGAGGAACCAGCAACCGTCAGCGAGATTTGCGAGACGTGTGACGTGTCCCAATCAACGGCATACCGAAAGATCACCGAGTTACACGAGGCAGGACTGATACTACGATTTGATCACCGCTCCGGTGGCGTTGCCACACAGTACGTTCAGTCGATGGATCGCGTCGTCGTCACCTACGGCAATCCGATACAGATCGAGTGTGTCGTACAGGGACTCTCGATGCATTGTGAACTCGAACCGTGATGGCGACGCTATCCAGCACAATTCGCCCCGAGAGGGGGCCACCGACACCTATTCTTTTGATGGTTCGATCCGAACACGCGGTATGGTCACACTGTACGAACTGGACGGCTGTCCCTACTGTGAAACCGTTGCCGACCGCCTCGAGGAACTGGATATCGAGTACGAAAGCGTCTGGGTCGACGCCTTACACTCTGAGCGAAACGAAGTCAAGCGCGTCTCGGGCCAGCGCGGTGTCCCCGTCATCGTCGACGACGACTACGGCGTCACGATGCCCGAATCTGCACACATCCTCGAGTATCTCGAGCAGACGTACGCCTGAGGCCTGACGCCTACTCACTCGAAGACGACTGCGCTGTTTTCATCGGGAATCGTTGCCCCATCCTGTGTTGCAAACGCATCGTGAAGACGGTCGTAGGTCTCCTCGAGCGCCTCGACGATGACCGAGGTGTCACTGAGCACCGGCATGAAGTTGGTGTCGCCCTCCCAGCGCGGGACGACGTGCGTGTGCAAGTGATCGTCGATTGAGCCACCCGCGCCGTCGCCGAGGTTGAGTCCTGCGTTGAACCCATCCGGTTCCATCGCCTTCTCGAGGGCGTCGAACGTGCGCTGTTTCAGTCGGGCGTGATCCAGTAGTTGATCGTCAGAGAGGGCTGTGTAGTCACCGGTGTGTGCCCGCGGGATGACCATGACGTGGCCCGGGTTGTACGGATAGTTGTTCAATAACACGAACGCGTGCTCGCTGCGCGCGACGAGTAAGTTCTCTCTGTCAGCCGTCTGCTCGGGGAACGCACAGAACACACAGCCGTCGATATCGCCGTTTTTGTCCTCGCGTTTGATCCACTCGATCCGCCACGGCGCAAACACCTGCTCCATAGTCGGAGACACTCGAGGCGGTCCTATAGTAGCAACTGAAACGGTATCGTGGTTGCGTTCGCGAAACGTACCGGTGAAAGAAGTGGTTTTGACAGATCTACAACTCGTAGTGGTAGAACGCGCGCGACACACTCACCAACGGCTCAGAAGAGTGCCATATAATATCATATTACGCACTCGTAAGACGATACTAACTGATACTGAAACGCCACGAGAACCGGTCTTAAACAGTCTTGAACGATACAGAGCGATATCGGTGATACGGGGCCGTACTAGCGGGTTTCGACTCAGTTCTCGAAATGAAACGCGCCTTTAAGCAACACCTACCGAAAGGTTGCGGTAATGGCAACGACAGACGACTCCTTTAATGGGATGACCGAATACTGTGAATGCTGCGACCTGGAAACGCTCCACGAAGTGTCCGTCCAGATCCGAACCGAGAGCGTCAAAGAAGAGAACGCACAGTTCTCCCGCGAACCCTACCGCGTCCGCGAGTGTCAGCGGTGTGGTGACCGCTCGAGCCAGCGCATGAACAACGCGTAAATCGCATACCAACGCACACAGGAACAGCTCTACAATCGGTCTCCCCCCAATACCCCCTCTCAACGAGGTCACTGCCGAACGTGGGTTCGGATTATCGTGACTTCGTCGTCACCTCACAGCCATCCGGAGTGACGATGATTGTGTGTTCTTTCTGGCTAACGAGGTGTCCATCATCCTCTTTGAGCACCGGATAGCCGTGGACGATGCTGTTTCGCTTGAGCCGGCGCAGTGCCATCTCCGGACGATCCGTCTCGAGCCAGCGCGTCGCAAACGGAAGCGTTCGGAACTCGTCGGTGATCTGGTCCAAGGCATCACGTGCCTGCCGATTTCGGACGGAACCCTCGTGCTCGAGCGCGAAAATCTCCTCGCTGGCACCCTCCGTCACCTTGCCACCACCGTCGGTTGCGAACGGCTCGATCGCGACGACATCGCCGACCTCGAGCGTCGTTCCCTGTGAGACAGCGCGGTTCGGAATGTTCGGACCCGTGTGTTGTTCCCAGTGTCCTAACCCGTGGCCAGTGAGGTTGACGACAGGGTTGTAGCCGTAGCCGTTGATCACATCCTCGATTTCCGCGCCAATATCGCCGGTGTTGACGCCCGGTTCGATCACGTCGAGTGCCGCCTCGAGGGCCTGTTCGGAAGCTTCAGCGAGTTCCGGATTCCCAGAGAGATCGACGGTAATCGCCGTATCAGCGAGCCAGCCGTCGACGTGAACACCGATATCCAGATTGATCATCTCCTCGCCGAACGTCGAGTCGTCGTCGATTGATGGCGTTGCGTGGGCGGCTTCCTCGTCAATCGAGATGTTGACCGGGAACGCGGGTTTTCCCCCGAGTTCTCGAATCCGGTCTTCGGCGTACTCTGCGATCTCGAGGTGGCTCGCGCCGACCTCAACTCGATCAGCAGTTTCCTCGCGAACCTGGGCGAGAATCTCGCCTGCTTCGCGGTGTTTTTCGTACTGCTCGGACTCGAGGTCGACGTCTTCGTCGGATGCAGCCATGCCATCGGCTTGGGTCGGTCGACAAAAAGAGGTTCCGCCTCAGTCGGCCCGCAAGCCACAGCGACGCGATCACAGACCGAACGACTGCGACTCGAGTCGGAAGTCGTGACCTGAAACAGCTTCGAGAGCCACGGTGGCGTCACTAATCGAGTATTTATTCTGACGGCTGCGTCTGCAGGGCCAACTCACGACCGTGTGTGGACGATCCGTACGCGCCGCCTGCAAGGTCGAAAACAGTCCGACAACAGCACCAACGCCAAGATTGGGTCTCGGTAGCAACGCGTGAACGCGGTCCGGACATCGAAACGGTCGGGAGCCATTATACCGCACCGTTGCATCGCCTCAGATGGCGCTCGCGCGCCAGCACTGGTCGATCTGCGACGGTCGTGAATCCACGCCGTCTCGAGACCACCACACGATGACTGCTGGTGGATCACGTACGCGGGTCTCGAGGCGGTTACGTCGTTCGAGACGCCGTCTGCATTGCGTCACTATTGTACGCCGAGCCAAGCGTCCCGCGAGCGTCGAGGACGATCACGCCCGCCGTCGAACCGGTGAGTTCTGCAAATTCCTCGATTGCGAGCGAGGCGGCCGTGTCCGCCTCGAGACCGCGTTCAACGTGGCGTGCGACGCGTCTCGAGAGGGTGACACGCGCGATGTCTTCGCCAGCCCCGGTCGCGCTCACCGCCGCCGCGGGCGAACAGTAAAAGCCCGCACCGACCTGTGGCACGTCGCCAACGCGACCGGCAAGCGCGAGCCAGCGCCCACCTGTCGAGGTCGCCGCAGCGAGTCTGTCGCCGTCGAACGCGACTGCGCCGACAGTGTCGTGATCGTGTGAGTCCCGATCCGACGCGTCGCCAGACTGTTCGCCACTTCGATCTCTGCCACCCGGATCCGACGCCCCGTACCGCTCTGTGATCCACTCGAGTTCGGCCTTTGTGCCCCCAGTTGGAGCCTCGAGATCGGCCCACTTCTCGCGTGTGCGTTCCGACCAGAGATCGACACCAGTCTCGATACCGAACGCATCGGCCAGCGAGACGGCCTGTTCGCCAGCAATGAAGCCGTGTGGTGTCTCCTCCATCACGACGCGAGCGACGCTGACCGCATGCTCGACGCCGGGCATCGAACACGCTGCCCCGACGTCCCGGTCGTCGGTCATCAGCCCTGCATCAGTGCGAATGTCGCCGTCGCTCTGGACGGCACTGCCAACGCCCGCGTTGAACCGCGGCGAGGACTCGAGGACGTGGACTGCCTGCTCGACTGCATCGACCGGGTCGACTTCGCTCGAACCAGTTTCGGCTGCGCGCTCGAGGACTTCTTGTCTTGGTTCTGGATCGTCAGGGGCGCTGCCAGCACCGCCGTGGACGAGTACCTGCATACAAAGTGCTGCGAGAGCGGGTTGGATAACGGATTCGGAACGAAAGCGGTGTCTGAGCAGGCTCGAAACATCGCCGCAAACGGGAGCCTTTTGCGCCCGCCAGACACAGTCCCGATATGGCACGGACAGCACAGGAATTCGGTGATTGGCCGCTCAAACGGCTTATGACCGAGGTCGTCGGCTCGGGGCCAAAATCGGCCGACGATATGTCTCGCGAGCAAGCACGTGAAGCGCTCCAACGAATCTTCGCCGGAGAACCCGAGGAAACGACCCTCGGTGCATTCTGGCTGGCAAATCGCTGGAAGCGAAACACGCCCGAAGAACTTGCGGGCTATACCGACGTCATGCGCGAGGAGTCGGTTATCACCGCCGAACCCGAGTGTGACCCCGTCGACTGTGGCGCGAACTACGACGGCAAACACACCTCCGCCCTCCTCGGTGTCGGGGCTGGCGTCGTCGCCGCTGCTGCAGGTACCCCCGTCGTCGTCCACTCCGGCGACGGCGTCCCGACACAGAAAGAAACCGCCTACAAACACGTCCTCGACGAACTCGGCGTCCGAATCGATCTCGAGCCCGAGGAAAGCGCCGACATGGTCGACGAGACCGGCTTCGGCTTCTACTACCAACCAGCGTTCAACCCCGCCATCGACGACCTCTACGACCGACGCGACGAGATGGGCGTCCGAACGTTTATCAACACCATCGAAACCGTCGCCAACCCCGCCAACGCCGACGTCCATCTCGGCTCGTTCTACCACCTCGCGTTCGCGAAGAAGTTGACCAGTCTAATCCAAGACAGCGCCGAACTCGAGTACTCCCGCGCGATCTTTTTCCAGGGCATGGAAGGCTACGACGATATTCGCCCAGGATATACGAAAGTCGCCGAATGGAACGACAGCGAGGCGCGTAGCGCCTCGGACGATGCGAGCGGCGACGAGCCGCGAGCAGGCGACGACCTCGAGGACTTCGAAATCGAAACCGCAGACTACGGCATGGAGATGGACAGCGATGACCTCGCCGTCGACGATGTCCGCAGCGACTCCGCGGCCATCACCGAGACCGTCCTCGCCGGCGACCGCGACGACCACTTCGCCGACGCAATCGCGCTCAACGCCGCGTTTCGGATCTATGCCCGCGACGACGTGTCTGACCTCGAGACCGGCCTCGAGCGAGCGCGCACTGTGATTGACGATGGCAGCGCAGCGGCCGTCCTCGAGGACCTGCGCGCGTTCTGAATTCTGGGCGTGGTTTTGGACTATACTGTCCGTTGAGATGGTATAGCGGTGGTGAGACTCGAGGGACTCGAGCGTGCCGTGTCATGACTCCGTACCGGTCGCTCGTGGATAATTCCTGAGACGTCAGGTCGGCACGATCACTCGAGTTAGGCGTTCAGCTGTCTGCTCGCGTCTCAATTTCGAACTCGTACTCTTGTCAACTACAAAAAGAGCCAACTCGGATTTGAACCACGCGAAGACGGTCCTGCTCGTTCGTTCCACTCACTGTGCGGGCTGCGGCTTCTCTATTTCAAATCCTCGCGGCAGCACGTGCTTGCGGCTCACGAGTTTGTTCGCCGCAAGAAGTGGGCCAACTCGGATTTGAACCACGGTCGTTCCCGTTCGCTCGGCAGAGCCTCGCTCACCTCCCACTCCCTGATGCAAATCCGAGTTGGATCCAATTCCTGCCGCTCGCGAGTTTGCTCGCGGCGAAAATATGGGCCAACTCGGATTTGAACCGAGAGCCTCCACCTTATCAGAGTGGCGCTCAACCTGATTGAGCTATTGGCCCGCGTCTGCATTCAGTAGTTGCGTGGTGGTATGTTTAAGCGTTTCTTTCCGCTCTTGCTGTGGGAACCGCTACCGAGAAACCCCGTCGCCATCGTCCGATTCCGAATCCTCGTCTGCATCGCGTGTGCGTTCGGTCCCGAGATCGACGCGATAGCGCTCGGTCGAGTTGCTCTCACCCTCGACAGTATAGGAATCACTGCCGAGATCATAGGTGCCGGCAGCACCGTTGCCAGCGGTTCCAGCGCTGCTCGAGCCAGCCGTACCAGTTGCGTTACCCGGGGCATCCTCATCCGGGAAGCCGTAGGTCCAGACGACGCCGCTTGCAAGGCCGTCGGTCTTCTTGTCCGCGTAGGGGACGATCACGAAGCGCTTGAGGCCGGCGCGGATCGGGATTCGGGTTATCGGGAGGACGAGCAAGAATCCAATCGCGTCGGTGACCAGCCCGGGCGTCAACAGGAACGCACCGGCGGCGATGAGTAGCCCGCCGTCGAGCAGTTCGTTCGTCGGCGGCTGGCCCTGTGCGAGCGACTGTTGCATCTTTCCGAGGGTGCGACGGCCCTCCATCCGCACGAATAACATCCCGACGAGGCCAGTCAGGACGACGAGCAAGACCATCCCAACCCAGCCGAGATACGACGTCTGGCTGACCACAATTGCCAGCAAGACGGCGTCGAGAAACGGGATGAACAACAACGCGAGGATCCACCGGAGCATGCACGGATATAGCCAACGAAGGGTGAAAACGCTTTACTCTCGTTCCAACAACTCGAATTCCGCGGCGTGAACGCTCTCTCGAGTGGCTACTGACCACTATTCTGCGTCATCGTCGTCAAAGCCGTCGTACTCGCGGTTTGTCTCCGTTACGGAATCGTCGGCCGCAGCATCGGCGTCAGCCTCAGCGTCAGTGTTGGCGTCGTCGAGCGGCAACTCCGTCGACTCGTCCTCGAGATCGAACTCGTCCGTCTCGAGTTCGTCGCCACCGACGCTGACGCTGCCGTCTTTGATTTCGATGACGACGCCGTCGTCTTCGGGGGCGCGCCCGATGAGGCTGTTTGTCGCGGTTTCGACCTCGCGATTGACCTCCCAGGCAAAGCGCAGGACGGCCTCGAGTTCGGTGCCGGCTTGGCGGACGCTTCGCTCGGGTGAGAGTGTGCCGAGTGACTGTGCACCCTCGGGATGGAGGTACTGGATCGGATGCGTGTTTGGCACCTCGTGGAGGTCAACCTCGAACGACCAGAGATAGGGCAACGCCTGCAGTGCGTAGCCCTTCGGTTTCGGTGCTTTTCGTCCGGCAAACGAGAAGACAGTTGCCATCGCCGTCGTTCCGGTGTCCGTATCGTAGTAGACACCAGGAACCCCCGGAATTGAAACACGCATACCCACAAAAGCGTCTCTGCAGTCGTGAGTGTCACCCCGGCAAGTCCAAGCCTCAGACGTCGCCAGCTACTGGCTGCACTCAGAACCCATCGGCGAACTTATCCCGGCGATTGATATCGAGTTCGCTCACACTCGAGCCCTCGTGGCTCGCCGCGAAGATGATAGCGTTTGCGACCTCTCGTGGGTCACTCGCCTCGTCCTCGTCGAATACCTCTTCGAACGTCGAGCCGTCGGTTGTCTCGAATTCCGAGCGCACTTCGGCAGGGTTGACGATAGTCACCCCGACGCCTTCGTCCCCAACCTGTGCGGCCACGCTCTTGGCGAAGCCACGGACCCACCACTTCGACGCCGTTCACGAGAGCGGAACTCTCGTGAGCCCGCCAGAACCAGGGGTTCTGGCGACGGCATAGACGGGGTTGAACGAGCGCGGATACTGCCCCGCGAAACTGCTGACGAAAACGATGTGTCCCGCGCGCTCGCGGACGTGTGGAATCGCCGCTCGAGTCGCATAGAAGACGCCGTCCACGTTCGTTTCCTGCATCGTCTCGTACTCCTCGGTCGAGAGGTCCTCGACGTCGCTGCCACGTGAGAGGCCCGCGTTGTTCACCAGAACGTCGATCCCGCCGAACGTGTCGACGGCGTCCTCGATGAGTGAGTTGACTGCTGCCTCATCGCGGACGTTCGTCGGAATGACCAGCGTGTCAACGCCATGTTCGTCCTCGAGATCAGTCACGAGTGACTCGAGTGTGTCCTCGCTTCTGGCTGCGAGCACGACGTTCGCACCGCACTCGGCGAACCCTCGAGCGGTCGCCTCGCCGATACCGGAACTCGCGCCGGTGACCAAAAACAGATCCCGGCGCGACGGACGCGACGGGCACGACGGGCACAACGGACGCAACGGGCGCGTCTCCCGGGTTACAGGTCGTACAGCTCGCCGTACTTCGAGGTGACGTACTCGAGGAAGTAGTCAGCCGTAAAGCCCTCGCCGGTGGCGTGTTCGATCAGGTCGGGCGTGGTGAACTGTTTGCCGTGTTGGTGGATGTTCTCGCGAAGCCAACCGTTGAGTTCGTCAAATTCGCCCTCGCGGATCTGGTCGTCGAACTCCCCAAGGTCGTCCTCGGCGGCAGCGTACAGTTGGGCTGCGAGCACGGAGCCAAGCGAGTACGTCGGGAAGTAGCCAAAGGAGCCGTGGGACCAGTGAATGTCCTGGAGGCAGCCCTCGGCGTCGGTTTCGGGGCGAACACCGAGATACTCCTCGTACTTGTCGTTCCAAACTTCGGGCACGTCGGAAACGGCGAGGTCGCCCGAGATGAGATCGCGTTCGATCTCGAAGCGGATGACGATGTGGAGGTGGTAGGTAAGTTCGTCCGCCTCGACGCGGATCAGGTTGTCGTCGTACACCTGATTTGCGGACTCGTAGGCCGCTTCGGGAGAAATCTCCTCGAGTTCGGGGAATCGCTCGCGTGCAATCGGGAGGAACTGCTCCCAGAACGGCCGCGAGCGCCCGACGTGATTTTCCCAGAGGCGCGACTGGGATTCGTGGACAGAGAGGTCTCGAGACTCACCTAATGGCGTACCGTAGCCCTCGTCGGGCAGGCCGATGGTGTAGTTCGCGTGGCCGAACTCGTGAATGGTCGACGTAATCGAGCCGAGCAGGTCGTCTTCCTCGAATCGGGTCGTCACGCGTGCGTCGAACTGCGTCCCCGAGGAGAACGGATGCGGTGCGGTGTCGAGGCGGCCGCGCGACCAGTCGTAGCCCAGCGAATCGAGTACGTCGCGAGCGAGTGCCTCCTGATCGTCGTCGTCGAATGTCCCCGCGAACGCGTCCGTGGTCAACTCGGTGTCACTCGCTTGAATTTCGTCGATCAGCGGAACGAGTTCGTCACGTAGGCGTTCGAGGACCTGTTCTGCCGTCTCGAGGTCGATATAGGGTTCGTAGTCGGCGAACAGGACCGCGTAGGGGTCGGCGTCCGGATCGATGTGGTTCGCGTACTCGCGTTTGAGTTCGACGAGTTCCTCGAGAACGGGCGCAAATGCCTCGAAATCATCGTTTTCCTTGGCTTCTTTCCACTTCGGATGGGCGTTCGTCGTCGTCTCCGAGAGTTTCTCGACGAGTTCGCCGGGGACGCTCGTCTCGCGGTCGTACTGGCGACGGACCTCGCGGACGACTGCAGCCTGCTCGTCGGAGAGATCATCGGACTCGAGTGCCTCGAGTAGCTCGCCAGTTTCCTCGGCGGTCAGCAGTTCGTGGCTGAGCGACGACAGCGTTGAGAGCTGCTGGGCCCGGGCGGGCGTCCCCGCCTCGGGCATGACGACTTCCTGATCCCAGCGCAGGATGCCGGCCGCGTTGCCGATATTAGAAATTCGTTCGACGCGCGATTCGAACTCGTCGTAGGTATCGGCCCGCTCGTCATGGGCCTGCTCACTTGCCATGCCCGGCAGGTATGTGCGGGCGCTGTATCAACCTCGTGGTTCCGGGTATTTCGACTCGAGGCGTGACTCGAGCAAAGGAACTCTATCTGGTCACGATAACTTCGAACGAGTGAAAATCGAGGTGCTCGAGCGTTAGTCTGCGCCGGCCGCACCCTCGTGGTGCGAATTGCCATTAAAAAGCGGGACGACGAAACCAGCGACGCTGAGTACCATAATAACGCCGCCAGCGCCGATGATCAGTTCCTGGCCGCCGGTAAACACGCCACCGAGGATGACGAGGACGCCGACGAGCAATGCACCAAAGCCTGCCGTAATCGCGGTCGAACCGTCCATACATGCCATTTGTTGAGACTGTCCACATAAATCGGACGAAAGTGGCAGACGATGGTGAGATCACGTATGCTCGAGCAACGACCCATCACTCAACAGCAAAGTATGGGCTGTGTCCACGGAGACAATTCGGGCTCTGTTGGACCCAAGAAGATGATCTGTGGCTGCTGATAGAGAGCATGGAGACACACGATGACCCCGTATATTTTGCGCTGCTACGGTAAGTCACCAGTCGACTACACCTGCGAACTGAACGGCGACATATCAGTCAGTTACCGGTGATGGTTGTTCAGCCTTGGTGTATCGTGCACTAGCGTGTCCTATTCCGGACCACTGACTATTTAAGACCCTCAAATAAGGAAGGGTGGTGCTTTTCGGTCGCAAGGTCGGAGTACACAGTATGGCTTTTCCAGAGATAGATTCGGCTGTGTTCTTTGGGTTACTTACAATGGTGACTTGGGGAATCTGGGTGGTCCTGGGCAACGCTGCGTCGGAGTCTATCGACCCGAGGACGGCCGCCGCAATCTCCTATCTCGTTGCGGCCCCTCTTGCACTCGGATACATCCTCGTTTCGGACGCATCACTTGCCATTACTGCGAGAGGCGGACTGCTCGCTGGTGCGGCCGGCGTGTTCACCGGAATCGGTCTCATTTCGATGTACATCGGCCTTTCTGGAGGATCAACAACCGTTGTTTCGACTCTCAGCGCGATGTATTTCGTCGTCGCGGCTCTCATCGGTGTGGCCATCCTCGGAGACGAAGTTACGATAACGAGAGTTGCTGGGATAGCGTTCGCACTTATTGGAGTTATCTTGGTTTCCCAGTAGATCTCCCCCGCAGACCACCTGGCTTCGTCTGCACTCGCCGCCGTCGCGCATTCGCGCTGTCTATTCAGCAGATGCGATCCGAACAACCGAGTGACTGCCAAATCTGGCGTGTGCATGTAGAGCATGCGTTCAGCACGATGCCTGAAACGTATCATCAATCAACGGTTGCGCCAGAGCCACCACCCATACGCCGACGATCACCGGACTACCCCCAACTAGTGGGATCGGCTCGAGGCCGTGATAGACATTGATTTTTTTCGAGGCGGAACCCGAGAGCGGCGGTAGCGACTGGTTGTGAGAATCGAAAACGCACCGATCACGGTCCCAGTGCCGCAATATCAGCCCCGACCGTCGCCAGCGCGTCAGCGGGATTCGGGTCGCTGTCGGCCAGATGCGTATATCGGTGGACGGGGACGCTCGAGAGTGCCGTCGAAATAGCCTCGCTGTAGGTCTCGACCCCCGGTTCTGTAGGCTCGTTGCCGCCCCAGACGTCTCGGATGACGGTCATCGAATCGATGTGGACATCCAGCGTGCGTGGCTCGTAGCGAGCGAACAGTTCGGCGAGCCCGAGTTGCAAGGCGACGTATTCGGCGGTGTTGTTCCCCGTCCGAGAGCCAACGGGACGACCGAGACGGGCGAGTTGGGTTTCTGTGGAGTCCATGATGACCGCGCCCGCACCTGCCGGACCGGGGTTGCCACGCGAACTGCCGTCGACGTAGAGGACGAACGCATCACCCGTCGCCTCAGGAATGGACGGCCGCGAGAGGCCCGACTCGAGTACGTCCTCGAGTGCGTGGCGTAACTCACCTCGGCTGGTTTGGGGGTCGAAAAGCCCGCCGTAGCCGGGGACCGCGTCGTCGATGGCGTTGGTAGCCGCGGTGAGCTCATAACCAACAGCTGCGAGCACCTCGTCAACGCGGTCAGCAAGCGGCGACCGGTGTTCGGCCGGGAGCGGGTCGTCAGTCATGGAGTCCCCTCGAGACCGTGACATCTGATCCTAACACGCTCGCACTTGGATGACGCGGGTGGCTGCTCACACCACTGCATATCATGTCTCGGTGGCCGAACGGGATAATTGTTCACACGGGCGACTGGAAGGCAGTATTCTCACACGCGGCGGACACGTCCCGAGTACGGTGGTAAAGTCCGAGGAAGTTGCAAGCCGTAGGTTGTTCGAACTGGCTAGTGAGACGATACGTATGGTTGTTGCATCCGCAGTCGTGTTCCTCGCGAGCTTGCTCATCGGCGCACTCGGGATCTATCTCGGGGCGAGAATCATCGTCGGCGCAGGCGATTACGACCATGCGATCGTCACCGCGTTAATCGGGGCGGTCGTCTGGGCGGTCGTCGGCTTCTTCGTCGGTTGGATTCCGCTTTTGGGGCCGGCGCTGGCGCTGCTGGCCTACATCACGGTGATTAATTTCCAGTACCCCGGCGACTGGACCGCCGCGGCCATGATCGGCCTCGTCGCCTGGGTAACCGTCCTCATTGCCCTCTACGCGCTCGCCGCAGTCGGGATCACGGGCTTCAACGCAGTCGGCGTGCCAGGGCTGTAACCGGAACACAGAATCGTCACACCCACGCCTCGAGTGCCCGCCGATAGGTCTTCTGACAGCGCTCGAGCACGGCAATACTCACGCTCTCGGTTTCAGTATGCGCCTCGCCGGGTTCGGCAGGACCACAGACAACGCACTCGGTTCCGGCCTGCGAGAGCCAGCCAGCGTCGGTCGCATGGGGTTTTGTCACGAGTTCGGGTGAGCCTGACTGGGTGACGTCGGCAGCCTTGAGCACGAGGTCGGCAAAGTCGTCGTCACCGCACTGCATCGGCGGCAAGTCCTGATCG is part of the Natronolimnobius sp. AArcel1 genome and encodes:
- a CDS encoding helix-turn-helix domain-containing protein — its product is MGETADQSTVCTWNDTGHDGAGGCVPQQLLEALTDETARKIYLSLEEPATVSEICETCDVSQSTAYRKITELHEAGLILRFDHRSGGVATQYVQSMDRVVVTYGNPIQIECVVQGLSMHCELEP
- a CDS encoding isoaspartyl peptidase/L-asparaginase — protein: MQVLVHGGAGSAPDDPEPRQEVLERAAETGSSEVDPVDAVEQAVHVLESSPRFNAGVGSAVQSDGDIRTDAGLMTDDRDVGAACSMPGVEHAVSVARVVMEETPHGFIAGEQAVSLADAFGIETGVDLWSERTREKWADLEAPTGGTKAELEWITERYGASDPGGRDRSGEQSGDASDRDSHDHDTVGAVAFDGDRLAAATSTGGRWLALAGRVGDVPQVGAGFYCSPAAAVSATGAGEDIARVTLSRRVARHVERGLEADTAASLAIEEFAELTGSTAGVIVLDARGTLGSAYNSDAMQTASRTT
- a CDS encoding anthranilate phosphoribosyltransferase, with the translated sequence MARTAQEFGDWPLKRLMTEVVGSGPKSADDMSREQAREALQRIFAGEPEETTLGAFWLANRWKRNTPEELAGYTDVMREESVITAEPECDPVDCGANYDGKHTSALLGVGAGVVAAAAGTPVVVHSGDGVPTQKETAYKHVLDELGVRIDLEPEESADMVDETGFGFYYQPAFNPAIDDLYDRRDEMGVRTFINTIETVANPANADVHLGSFYHLAFAKKLTSLIQDSAELEYSRAIFFQGMEGYDDIRPGYTKVAEWNDSEARSASDDASGDEPRAGDDLEDFEIETADYGMEMDSDDLAVDDVRSDSAAITETVLAGDRDDHFADAIALNAAFRIYARDDVSDLETGLERARTVIDDGSAAAVLEDLRAF
- a CDS encoding glutaredoxin, producing MVTLYELDGCPYCETVADRLEELDIEYESVWVDALHSERNEVKRVSGQRGVPVIVDDDYGVTMPESAHILEYLEQTYA
- a CDS encoding HIT domain-containing protein, with the translated sequence MEQVFAPWRIEWIKREDKNGDIDGCVFCAFPEQTADRENLLVARSEHAFVLLNNYPYNPGHVMVIPRAHTGDYTALSDDQLLDHARLKQRTFDALEKAMEPDGFNAGLNLGDGAGGSIDDHLHTHVVPRWEGDTNFMPVLSDTSVIVEALEETYDRLHDAFATQDGATIPDENSAVVFE
- the map gene encoding type II methionyl aminopeptidase, which produces MAASDEDVDLESEQYEKHREAGEILAQVREETADRVEVGASHLEIAEYAEDRIRELGGKPAFPVNISIDEEAAHATPSIDDDSTFGEEMINLDIGVHVDGWLADTAITVDLSGNPELAEASEQALEAALDVIEPGVNTGDIGAEIEDVINGYGYNPVVNLTGHGLGHWEQHTGPNIPNRAVSQGTTLEVGDVVAIEPFATDGGGKVTEGASEEIFALEHEGSVRNRQARDALDQITDEFRTLPFATRWLETDRPEMALRRLKRNSIVHGYPVLKEDDGHLVSQKEHTIIVTPDGCEVTTKSR
- a CDS encoding EamA family transporter, coding for MAFPEIDSAVFFGLLTMVTWGIWVVLGNAASESIDPRTAAAISYLVAAPLALGYILVSDASLAITARGGLLAGAAGVFTGIGLISMYIGLSGGSTTVVSTLSAMYFVVAALIGVAILGDEVTITRVAGIAFALIGVILVSQ
- a CDS encoding carboxypeptidase M32 → MASEQAHDERADTYDEFESRVERISNIGNAAGILRWDQEVVMPEAGTPARAQQLSTLSSLSHELLTAEETGELLEALESDDLSDEQAAVVREVRRQYDRETSVPGELVEKLSETTTNAHPKWKEAKENDDFEAFAPVLEELVELKREYANHIDPDADPYAVLFADYEPYIDLETAEQVLERLRDELVPLIDEIQASDTELTTDAFAGTFDDDDQEALARDVLDSLGYDWSRGRLDTAPHPFSSGTQFDARVTTRFEEDDLLGSITSTIHEFGHANYTIGLPDEGYGTPLGESRDLSVHESQSRLWENHVGRSRPFWEQFLPIARERFPELEEISPEAAYESANQVYDDNLIRVEADELTYHLHIVIRFEIERDLISGDLAVSDVPEVWNDKYEEYLGVRPETDAEGCLQDIHWSHGSFGYFPTYSLGSVLAAQLYAAAEDDLGEFDDQIREGEFDELNGWLRENIHQHGKQFTTPDLIEHATGEGFTADYFLEYVTSKYGELYDL
- a CDS encoding FxsA family protein, which gives rise to MLRWILALLFIPFLDAVLLAIVVSQTSYLGWVGMVLLVVLTGLVGMLFVRMEGRRTLGKMQQSLAQGQPPTNELLDGGLLIAAGAFLLTPGLVTDAIGFLLVLPITRIPIRAGLKRFVIVPYADKKTDGLASGVVWTYGFPDEDAPGNATGTAGSSSAGTAGNGAAGTYDLGSDSYTVEGESNSTERYRVDLGTERTRDADEDSESDDGDGVSR